The proteins below come from a single Longimicrobium terrae genomic window:
- a CDS encoding ankyrin repeat domain-containing protein encodes MAGMVEVMEAVNGGDADALAALLERDPAAAGLVGDEGASPLLNALYRGRRDLAELFVRHGRELDGWEAAAMGDEDRLRAHLEADSDLPGRRTHDGWTPLHLSAFFGQQGTMRLLLERGADPNAVSENWMRNTPLHAALNGPLAAHGIAALIRAGADPNARQKGGFGPLHSAANRGDVAIMGVLLAAEADPNAAADDGRTPLDFARTAERDEAVRYLLAHGAEE; translated from the coding sequence ATGGCGGGAATGGTGGAGGTGATGGAGGCGGTGAACGGGGGCGACGCGGACGCGCTCGCGGCGCTGCTGGAGCGCGATCCCGCCGCGGCGGGGCTGGTGGGGGATGAAGGCGCCAGCCCGCTGCTGAACGCGCTCTACCGCGGCCGGCGCGACCTGGCCGAACTGTTCGTGCGGCACGGGCGGGAACTGGATGGATGGGAAGCGGCGGCGATGGGGGATGAGGATCGCCTGCGCGCGCACCTGGAGGCGGATTCCGACCTTCCCGGCCGCCGCACGCACGATGGATGGACGCCGCTGCACCTGTCCGCCTTCTTCGGCCAGCAGGGCACCATGAGGCTGCTGCTGGAGCGCGGCGCCGACCCCAACGCGGTGTCGGAAAACTGGATGCGCAACACGCCGCTGCACGCCGCGCTCAACGGGCCGCTCGCGGCGCACGGGATCGCGGCGCTGATCCGCGCGGGGGCGGACCCCAACGCGCGGCAGAAGGGCGGGTTCGGCCCGCTGCACTCCGCCGCCAACCGCGGCGACGTCGCCATCATGGGCGTGCTGCTGGCGGCGGAGGCGGACCCCAACGCCGCCGCGGACGACGGGCGCACGCCGCTGGACTTTGCGCGCACGGCCGAGCGCGACGAGGCCGTTCGATACCTTCTGGCGCACGGCGCGGAGGAGTGA
- a CDS encoding sensor histidine kinase: protein MNVDSPSRGRRLLPPGDDVGWTAYVWLIYLSFLLVDPVHHLRTGTLTAGAAVATVAALVVFLASYFRGFWVAGRDLLLVVAVQVALGVVMAPGNSGASVFLIFAASFAGRLERTRLAAATIAGIALIGGTASWMLQAPIWYWSSSVLMPLVIGSVNLHHAQAAKANAKLQMAQEQIEHLAAVAERERIGRDLHDLLGHTLSLIVLKSELAAKLSTRDPERAGQEIREVEQVARKALREVREAIRGYRASLADEVRQSEAILSAAGIRARIEVAPVELEREVEESLALALREAVTNVVRHSGAAACGVRLYAEGGECVLEVADDGRAGMVTEGNGLRGMRERIASVGGTTRGGNGPDGGGMRIIVRVPARPGPGVEARPRAVAVPA, encoded by the coding sequence ATGAACGTGGATTCACCCTCTCGCGGCAGGCGGCTGCTGCCACCCGGCGACGACGTCGGCTGGACGGCGTACGTGTGGCTCATCTACCTGTCGTTCCTTCTGGTAGACCCGGTTCACCACCTGCGTACGGGAACGCTGACGGCGGGAGCGGCCGTCGCCACGGTGGCGGCATTGGTGGTGTTTCTGGCCTCGTACTTCCGCGGGTTCTGGGTGGCCGGACGCGACCTGCTGCTCGTCGTGGCCGTGCAGGTGGCGCTGGGCGTTGTGATGGCGCCGGGGAACAGCGGCGCCTCGGTGTTTCTGATCTTTGCCGCCAGCTTCGCCGGGCGGCTGGAGCGCACGCGGCTCGCGGCGGCCACCATCGCCGGCATCGCGCTCATCGGCGGAACGGCGTCGTGGATGCTGCAGGCACCCATCTGGTACTGGAGTTCGTCCGTCCTCATGCCCCTGGTCATCGGCTCGGTGAACCTGCATCACGCGCAGGCCGCCAAGGCCAACGCAAAGCTGCAGATGGCGCAGGAACAGATCGAGCACCTGGCCGCCGTGGCGGAGCGGGAGCGCATCGGCCGCGACCTGCATGATCTGCTGGGGCACACCCTTTCCCTCATCGTCCTCAAGTCGGAGCTGGCGGCCAAGCTCAGCACGCGGGACCCGGAGCGCGCGGGCCAGGAGATCCGCGAGGTCGAGCAGGTGGCGCGAAAGGCGTTGCGCGAGGTCCGCGAAGCCATCCGTGGCTACCGCGCGTCGCTGGCGGATGAGGTGCGGCAGTCGGAGGCGATCCTGTCCGCCGCCGGCATTCGCGCGCGCATCGAGGTCGCCCCGGTGGAACTGGAGCGCGAGGTGGAGGAGTCGCTGGCCCTGGCGCTTCGCGAGGCGGTGACCAACGTGGTCCGCCACTCCGGCGCGGCCGCGTGCGGTGTGCGCCTGTACGCGGAGGGCGGCGAGTGCGTGCTGGAGGTGGCGGATGATGGACGGGCGGGGATGGTGACGGAGGGGAACGGGCTGCGCGGGATGCGGGAGCGGATCGCCTCCGTCGGCGGCACCACCCGTGGCGGAAACGGGCCGGATGGCGGCGGGATGCGCATCATCGTCCGCGTCCCCGCGCGGCCGGGTCCGGGCGTGGAAGCACGGCCGCGGGCCGTGGCGGTGCCTGCGTGA
- a CDS encoding DNA topoisomerase IB: MATRPPRARTAAKPKEKPWRRIGTPEEGFSYLRGDGKPLRSPSALARIQKLVIPPAWTDVQISPDPAAKVQVVGFDTAGRKQYRYHPDSVAKGSKRKYRKLLQYARSVPKLREETERHLSAEGLGRERVLALVVRLIMRGFFRIGSEQYAVANRTFGIATLQKKHLKIDGESLVFTYVGKKSIDQRIVVADTPLVEVMHEILTLPGKRLFQYVGEDGKTHPVTASEVNGYIKQILGAKYTSKDIRTWGGTVRMATILADLGPPSSEREAKKNVVLACKLVSTELGNTPAVCRSAYVHPAVIERYEQGKTIAPMMRESTRDDEEPGRYYPEEAALMRFLQKWG, encoded by the coding sequence ATGGCAACCAGACCTCCCCGCGCGCGCACAGCGGCAAAGCCCAAGGAAAAGCCCTGGCGGCGCATCGGCACCCCGGAAGAGGGCTTCAGCTACCTGCGCGGCGATGGCAAGCCGCTGCGCAGCCCCTCCGCGCTCGCCCGCATCCAGAAGCTGGTGATTCCGCCGGCGTGGACGGACGTGCAGATCAGCCCCGACCCCGCCGCCAAGGTGCAGGTCGTGGGCTTCGACACGGCCGGCCGCAAGCAGTACCGCTACCACCCCGATTCCGTCGCCAAGGGCAGCAAGCGCAAGTATCGCAAGCTGCTGCAGTACGCGCGCTCCGTCCCCAAGCTGCGGGAAGAAACGGAGCGCCACCTTTCCGCCGAGGGGCTGGGGCGCGAGCGGGTGCTGGCCCTGGTCGTCCGGCTGATCATGCGCGGCTTCTTTCGCATCGGGAGCGAGCAGTACGCCGTGGCCAACCGCACGTTCGGCATCGCCACGTTGCAGAAGAAGCACCTGAAGATCGACGGCGAGAGCCTGGTCTTTACCTACGTCGGAAAGAAGTCCATCGACCAGCGCATCGTCGTGGCCGACACGCCGCTTGTGGAGGTGATGCACGAAATCCTCACCCTGCCCGGCAAGCGGCTGTTTCAGTACGTGGGCGAGGATGGAAAAACGCACCCGGTGACGGCTTCGGAGGTCAACGGGTACATCAAGCAGATCCTGGGGGCCAAGTACACCTCCAAGGACATCCGCACCTGGGGCGGCACGGTGCGCATGGCCACCATCCTGGCGGACCTGGGCCCGCCGTCCAGCGAGCGTGAGGCCAAGAAGAACGTCGTGCTGGCGTGCAAGCTGGTGAGCACGGAACTGGGCAACACGCCCGCCGTGTGCCGCAGCGCGTACGTCCATCCCGCCGTCATCGAGCGCTACGAGCAGGGCAAGACCATCGCCCCCATGATGCGCGAATCCACGCGGGATGACGAGGAGCCGGGCCGCTACTATCCCGAAGAAGCCGCCCTGATGCGCTTTCTTCAGAAGTGGGGATGA
- a CDS encoding TlpA family protein disulfide reductase, with translation MLRLTSRVRRLALVPALLLAAACEEGAGVPGAVVVGKPAPAFAATPLEGGPASLQALRGTPVLLNVWATWCHPCRDEIPALEKLHREFSGAGLRVVGVSIDQGGQDAAIRGFLKDFNATYPVWLDPEGEITVTYATMGVPNTFLIGRDGTLLWKHVGPVKETDPALRALIQKELAAGR, from the coding sequence ATGCTCCGTCTGACTTCGCGGGTTCGCCGCCTGGCGCTCGTCCCCGCCCTGCTGCTGGCCGCCGCGTGCGAAGAGGGCGCCGGCGTTCCCGGCGCGGTGGTGGTCGGCAAGCCGGCCCCGGCGTTCGCCGCCACGCCGCTGGAGGGCGGGCCGGCGTCGCTGCAGGCGCTGCGCGGCACGCCGGTGCTGCTGAACGTGTGGGCCACGTGGTGCCATCCCTGCCGCGACGAGATCCCCGCGCTGGAAAAGCTGCACCGCGAGTTCAGCGGCGCGGGGCTGCGCGTCGTGGGCGTCAGCATCGACCAGGGCGGGCAGGACGCGGCGATCCGCGGGTTCCTCAAGGACTTCAACGCCACCTATCCCGTGTGGCTGGATCCGGAAGGCGAGATCACCGTCACGTATGCCACCATGGGCGTGCCGAACACCTTTCTGATCGGGCGCGACGGGACGCTGCTATGGAAGCACGTGGGCCCGGTAAAGGAGACCGATCCCGCGCTGCGTGCCCTGATCCAGAAGGAACTCGCTGCGGGCCGGTGA
- a CDS encoding amidohydrolase family protein codes for MPRAMQAQQGAATLIRNARVFDGERVLDGRDVLVQAGKVTQVGRGVRAPAGATLVDGAGKTLLPGLIDSHTHTFGDALQEAVVFGVTTHLDMFTDVSIARTMRAQQAAGQADGRADLFSAGTLVTAPRGHGTQFGMAIPTITTPDSAQSFVDARIAEGSEWIKIVYEDGHTFGQTIPTLSRETMGAVIRAAHRRGKLAVVHISDAAGAKAAIEEGADGLVHLFIDRAPDADFARMTAGRHAFVIPTLVVLASMTGTGGGASLVDDARLAPYLLAERTQALKQGFPQRAGAPAQTLAAANETVRQLRAAGVPILAGSDAPNPGTAYGAALHRELELLVAAGLTPVEALRAATSVPATAFRLADRGRIAPGMRADLLLVDGDPTRDITATRAISGVWKGGVPVDRQSLARRVAAARAPRAGGAAAVPGGIISDFESGELAATTGTWMPSPDSYAGGTSTGDVTVIAGGANGSGHAMQVAGTIAATIPYAWYGAMWMAGQAMAPVDLSARPGFGFWTRGDGGTYRVMVFAQSKGMQPLIRTFVAGPEWREVNLSWTDFGVDGSDVAGIVVAGGPQPGAFRFLVDDFRLR; via the coding sequence ATGCCCCGCGCCATGCAGGCGCAGCAGGGCGCGGCCACGCTCATCCGCAACGCGCGCGTGTTTGACGGCGAGCGCGTGCTGGACGGGCGCGACGTGCTGGTGCAGGCGGGAAAGGTCACGCAGGTGGGCCGCGGAGTCCGCGCACCGGCCGGCGCCACCCTCGTCGACGGCGCGGGCAAGACGCTGCTGCCGGGGCTGATCGACTCGCACACGCACACGTTTGGCGATGCGCTGCAGGAGGCGGTCGTCTTTGGCGTTACGACGCACCTGGACATGTTCACGGACGTGTCCATCGCGCGTACGATGCGCGCGCAGCAGGCCGCGGGACAGGCGGACGGACGCGCCGACCTGTTTTCCGCCGGAACGCTGGTGACTGCGCCGCGCGGCCACGGCACGCAGTTCGGCATGGCCATCCCCACTATCACCACGCCGGATTCCGCGCAGTCGTTCGTGGACGCGCGCATCGCCGAGGGGTCGGAGTGGATCAAGATTGTCTACGAGGATGGCCACACGTTCGGCCAGACGATCCCCACCCTCAGCCGGGAGACGATGGGCGCCGTGATCCGCGCGGCGCATCGGCGAGGCAAGCTGGCCGTGGTGCACATCAGCGACGCGGCGGGCGCAAAAGCCGCCATCGAAGAAGGCGCCGACGGGCTGGTGCACCTGTTCATTGACCGCGCGCCGGACGCGGACTTCGCGCGGATGACGGCGGGGCGCCACGCGTTCGTCATCCCCACCCTCGTCGTCCTGGCGAGCATGACCGGCACGGGCGGTGGCGCCTCGCTGGTGGATGACGCCCGTCTCGCGCCCTACCTGCTGGCGGAGCGCACGCAGGCGCTCAAGCAGGGCTTTCCGCAACGTGCGGGCGCCCCCGCACAGACGCTGGCCGCCGCGAACGAGACCGTGCGGCAGCTGCGGGCCGCCGGTGTGCCGATCCTGGCGGGAAGCGACGCGCCGAATCCCGGCACCGCGTACGGCGCCGCGCTGCACCGGGAACTGGAACTGCTCGTCGCCGCCGGCCTGACGCCCGTCGAGGCGCTCCGGGCGGCCACCAGCGTTCCCGCCACAGCCTTCCGGCTGGCGGACCGCGGCCGCATCGCCCCCGGCATGCGCGCCGACCTGCTGCTGGTGGACGGCGATCCCACGCGCGACATCACGGCCACGCGGGCGATCAGCGGTGTCTGGAAAGGCGGCGTGCCGGTCGATCGCCAGAGCCTGGCGCGGCGGGTGGCGGCGGCCCGCGCACCCCGGGCCGGCGGCGCCGCTGCCGTGCCGGGCGGGATCATCAGCGACTTCGAATCGGGCGAGCTCGCCGCGACGACGGGGACGTGGATGCCCTCGCCGGATTCGTACGCGGGCGGCACCTCCACCGGCGACGTGACCGTGATCGCGGGTGGCGCCAACGGCAGCGGACACGCCATGCAGGTGGCCGGAACCATCGCGGCGACCATTCCCTACGCCTGGTACGGGGCCATGTGGATGGCGGGGCAGGCGATGGCGCCCGTGGACCTTTCTGCCCGGCCGGGCTTCGGGTTCTGGACGCGGGGCGACGGCGGCACCTACCGTGTGATGGTGTTCGCCCAGTCCAAGGGGATGCAGCCGCTGATCCGCACATTCGTGGCGGGACCGGAGTGGCGCGAAGTCAACCTGTCGTGGACGGACTTCGGCGTCGACGGCAGCGACGTGGCGGGAATCGTGGTGGCGGGCGGCCCGCAGCCCGGCGCGTTCCGCTTCCTGGTCGACGACTTCCGCCTGCGCTGA
- a CDS encoding lytic transglycosylase domain-containing protein has translation MHSSRKRPMPWQAAAPVPQHPVGRTRRRFPSASEPAQTPARYRRAFDGAGDRRVTGTRRVNEGIRLPSRGPTSFDRIRRGPLKYGIVGVGVAGIAGPLAIARANEMRNDPTHERQMSVLPEITAPRVLSDHAVGQAWRQARVEAAEVKSTARDEVIQRNVQKYSEYDIPRPLAEDIYDIALQENIDPDVAFGLVRTESAFKNSATSHVGAMGLTQLMPKTAAWLKPGTQPRDLRDQRTNLRIGFKYLNQLMDKYEGDTELALLAYNRGPGTVDRVLKRGGDPDNGYADMVLRNAPAHP, from the coding sequence ATGCACAGCTCCCGAAAGCGCCCCATGCCCTGGCAGGCCGCCGCGCCGGTACCGCAGCACCCGGTGGGGCGCACCCGGCGCCGGTTTCCTTCGGCGAGTGAGCCGGCGCAGACGCCCGCGCGCTACCGCCGCGCCTTTGACGGCGCCGGTGACCGGCGGGTCACCGGCACGCGCCGCGTAAACGAGGGCATCCGGCTTCCCAGCCGCGGGCCCACCTCGTTCGACCGCATCCGCCGCGGGCCGCTCAAGTACGGCATCGTGGGCGTGGGCGTGGCGGGGATCGCGGGGCCGCTGGCCATCGCGCGCGCCAACGAGATGCGCAACGATCCCACGCACGAGCGCCAGATGTCGGTGCTGCCGGAGATCACGGCGCCGCGCGTGCTTTCCGACCACGCGGTGGGCCAGGCGTGGCGGCAGGCGCGGGTGGAGGCGGCCGAGGTCAAGAGCACGGCGCGCGACGAGGTCATCCAGCGCAACGTGCAGAAGTACTCGGAATACGACATCCCGCGGCCGCTGGCGGAGGACATCTACGACATCGCGCTGCAGGAGAACATCGACCCGGACGTGGCGTTCGGGCTGGTGCGCACCGAGAGCGCGTTCAAGAACAGCGCGACCAGCCACGTGGGCGCCATGGGCCTCACGCAGCTGATGCCCAAGACGGCGGCCTGGCTCAAGCCGGGCACGCAGCCGCGGGATCTGCGCGACCAGCGCACCAACCTGCGCATCGGGTTCAAGTACCTGAACCAGCTGATGGACAAGTACGAGGGCGACACCGAGCTTGCCCTGCTTGCCTACAACCGCGGCCCCGGCACGGTTGACCGCGTGCTGAAGCGCGGCGGCGACCCCGACAACGGGTACGCGGACATGGTTCTGCGCAACGCCCCCGCGCACCCGTAG
- a CDS encoding response regulator transcription factor, with protein MIRVLVAEDQAMVLGALAALLEIESDIQVVARAQDGREALLMVERDAPDVLLTDIEMPGLTGLDVAAEITRRGLPTRVVILTTFARSGYLRRALDAGAAGYLLKDSPSDELANAVRRVHAGGRAIDPTLAREAWTESDPLSSRERQVLRLAADGLASTAIAAELFLSDGTVRNYLSSAISKMGAANRIEAARVAREKGWL; from the coding sequence ATGATCCGCGTGCTGGTGGCGGAGGATCAGGCGATGGTGCTGGGCGCGCTCGCCGCGCTGCTGGAGATCGAGAGCGACATCCAGGTGGTGGCCCGCGCGCAGGACGGCCGCGAGGCGCTGCTGATGGTGGAGCGCGACGCGCCCGACGTGCTGCTGACCGACATCGAGATGCCCGGGCTGACGGGGCTGGACGTGGCGGCGGAGATCACGCGGCGCGGGCTGCCAACGCGCGTGGTGATCCTGACGACGTTCGCGCGTTCCGGATATCTGCGGCGCGCGCTGGATGCGGGCGCTGCGGGCTATCTGCTCAAGGACAGCCCATCGGACGAACTCGCCAACGCGGTGCGGCGGGTGCATGCGGGCGGCCGCGCGATTGATCCCACGCTGGCGCGAGAGGCGTGGACGGAGAGCGATCCGCTAAGCAGCCGCGAGCGGCAGGTGCTGCGGCTGGCGGCGGACGGGCTGGCGAGCACCGCGATCGCGGCGGAGCTGTTTCTGTCAGACGGGACGGTGCGCAACTATCTGTCGTCGGCGATCTCCAAGATGGGTGCGGCCAACCGCATCGAGGCGGCGCGCGTGGCGCGGGAGAAGGGGTGGTTGTAG